The Candidatus Omnitrophota bacterium genome contains the following window.
CGAATCGAACCATTTGGTATGTTCATACTTATTGGCCTGCTTGCATTTGGCCTGCTGCGTGTAATCATCTGGCCGATAATTTCACTTCTAGCAGTTATCATAGGTTTGATATAGATGAAAAAGATTAAGGTTAATCTCAAGGACAGAAGCTACGATATCCTCGTTGGAAATAAGATTATTCCTGGATTGCCTGCCTGTATTAGGAGGATTATCAAGCAGACTGATGCAATCATAATCACAAATTCAACTATTGCCAAGCGTTACGCAGGTGCGCTAAAAAAAGCATTAAAAGGCAGTGGATTTTCTCATATACTTCTTACTGTACCTGACAGCGAAAAGGCAAAATCCATATTCTACCTGAATAAACTTTTAAATAAAATTGCAAGATACGCAAAGGACAAACTGCCTTTTATCATCGCTCTAGGGGGAGGAGTGGTAGGTGATGTTGCGGGATTCCTGGCATCAATTTATAAAAGAGGCATCCCCTATATACAAATTCCTACAACCCTGCTTGCGCAAATTGATTCTAGTATTGGCGGGAAGACTGCCCTAGATTTAACCAGTGGTAAGAATCTCGTTGGTTCATTCTATCAGCCAAAATTGGTATTATGCGACATTGGTCTCCTAAAGAGTCTGCCGCAGCGGGAAATTAGCTCAGGTCTGGCAGAACTAATCAAATATGCCTTGATAAAGGATGTTGGACTTTTTAATTATCTTGAAAAAAACTATAAAAATTTACTAAAGTTAAAGCCCGCAAATTTACTACCGGCTGTTTCTTGTTGCGTTAAAATTAAGGCCCAAGTTGTATCAAAAGATGAAAGGGAAAAAAGAGGACTGCGCACTATTCTTAATTTTGGTCATACTGTAGGGCATGCCATAGAAAGTGCCAGTAATTACAGATACAATCACGGTGAATCAGTAGCCTTAGGAATGCTGGCTGAGGCAAGGATTGCGCTCTCTCTGAAACTGATAAATAATGATATTTATGACAGGATCTTAAAGTTGATAAGGAATTGCCGCCTACCTACTAAAATAAGAAAGATAAAGTGCGAAAAAATAATGCAGGTTATTTATTTTGATAAGAAATTCGTTGGTAAGCTTAGTCGTTTTGTCCTGCCAACTAAAATTGGTAAGGTGATAATTAAAGAGAATATTAAGCAGGCAGTTATAAGAGAGGCCATAAAGGACCTGAGTTAAAGATTCTTAATTTTGTTACTCGATAGTCAAAACAAATTCCTTACCGCCAAATGAAAGCACTACCTCTCTGGAACCTACCGAAATTACCTTAGCGCCTTTTAT
Protein-coding sequences here:
- the aroB gene encoding 3-dehydroquinate synthase, which encodes MKKIKVNLKDRSYDILVGNKIIPGLPACIRRIIKQTDAIIITNSTIAKRYAGALKKALKGSGFSHILLTVPDSEKAKSIFYLNKLLNKIARYAKDKLPFIIALGGGVVGDVAGFLASIYKRGIPYIQIPTTLLAQIDSSIGGKTALDLTSGKNLVGSFYQPKLVLCDIGLLKSLPQREISSGLAELIKYALIKDVGLFNYLEKNYKNLLKLKPANLLPAVSCCVKIKAQVVSKDEREKRGLRTILNFGHTVGHAIESASNYRYNHGESVALGMLAEARIALSLKLINNDIYDRILKLIRNCRLPTKIRKIKCEKIMQVIYFDKKFVGKLSRFVLPTKIGKVIIKENIKQAVIREAIKDLS